Genomic segment of Iocasia fonsfrigidae:
GGGCTGCAGTTTATTATATTTTGGGTATCAGGCCAGATTATGATGGTTTGATTGTTGACCCTGTCTTGCCTTCAGAGTGGAATGGTTTTAAAGTCAGGAGGGTTATAAGGAATAAAATACTTAAAATTGAATGTATTAGGAAGGGAGAGAAATCAATAGAAATTAATGGAGAGAAAATATCTGATACTAATAAAATAAAATATAGCAGACTTAATAAAAAAGAAAATAATATAAGGGTATATTTTAATTAAAGAGATTTTAATAAGAGAGGAGAAAAGACTATGAAGTTCGGTTATTTTAATGATGAAAATAAGGAATATGTTATTACTAGACCAGATACTCCATACCCCTGGATAAATTATCTGGGGTCTCAGGCATATTTTTCTCTACTGTCCAATACAGCAGGGGGCTATAGTTTTTATAAAGATGCCAGCAAATTAAGGATAACACGTTATAGATACAACAATATACCTCATGATGTAGGTGGTAAGTATTATTATTTATTTGAAGATGGTGAATACTGGTCTCCTACCTGGGCTCCTGTCAAGAGAGAACTTGATAAATATGAATGCCGTCATGGTCTGGGTTATAGTAAAATCACAGGGGAATATAATGATATTAATACAGAAATACTCTATTTTGTACCTGAAAATGCTAACTGTGAAATACATCGTTTGAAGATTAAAAATAATAGTAATAGAAAACGTTCGCTAAAGTTGTTTTCTTTTATTGAATTTTGCCTCTGGAATGCCTTTGATGATATGACTAATTTTCAGAGGAATTTCAGTACAGGTGAGGTTGAAGTAGAAGGAGCAACTATTTATCATAAAACAGAGTATCGAGAGAGAAGGAATCACTATGCCTTTTTTACTGTAAATAGTGAAATTGATGGTTTTGATACTGATCGGGAAAGTTTTATGGGGTTATATAATGGTTTCCACGAACCGGCAGTGGTTAAAAATGGTCAGTCGAGTAATTCATTAGCCAATGGTTGGTCTCCAATTGCTTCACATTCTATCAATATGGATCTTGAAGCCGGTGAAGAAAAGAGTTTTATCTTTCAACTGGGTTTTATAGAGAATAAAAAAGCAGAAAAGTGGTCTGCCCCTGGTATTATTAATAAGACAAAGGCCTATCAACTTATGAGGGATTTTGATAATGATAAAAAAGTGGATAAAGCCTTTAGAGAACTTAAAGATAGTTGGGAAAGCTTACTTGATAATTATCAGCTGAAGTCTGGTGATGAAAAACTCGATAGAATGGTAAGCATATGGAATCAGTATCAATGTATGGTAACCTATAATCTATCGCGCAGTGCTTCATATTTTGAGTCTGGTATAAGTAGGGGAATGGGTTTTAGGGATTCAAATCAGGACCTCATTGGTATAGTACATATGATTCCTGAGCGGGCCCGCCAGCGAATATTGGATCTGGCAGCAACTCAATTTGAGGATGGGAGTGCCTATCATCAGTTTGAGCCTCTTAATAAAAAGGGGAATGATGCTATTGGAAGTGGGTTTAATGATGACCCTTTATGGCTAATACTTGGGACAGCATCTTATCTTAAAGAAACTGGTGATTTTGATTTCTTAAATCAAAAAGTGCCCTTTAATAATGGTAAGGAGGCAGTACTATTTGATCACCTTAAGGCCTCTTTTATGTATATAGTTAATAATCGTGGTCCACATGATCTACCACTTATAGGACATGCTGACTGGAATGATTGTCTTAATTTGAGCTGTTTTTCAGATAAACCAGGTGAGTCTTTCCAGGTATTAAGTAATAAAGAGGATAGTCAGGCAGAATCTGTTATGATTGCCGGTATGTTTATTACCTTTGCTCCGGATTATATAGAAATTTGCCGCCAGAGAGGGGAAGAAGAGTTGGCCAGGGAGGCTCAAAACTATGTTGAGGAGATGAAAGAAGCTATCAAAAAGCACGGTGTTGATGAGAACTGGTTTCTACGGGCCTATGATTACTATGGTAAAAAGGTAGGTAGTGTTGAAAATGAAGAAGGTCAGCTCTATATTGAACCACAGGGTTTTTGTATTATGGGTGGTATAGGTCTTGAGGATGGTTTGGCCAGAACAGTTCTGGATTCAGTCAAAGACCGGCTAGATACAGATTATGGTCTTGTTTTAGTAGATCCTACTTATAAAAGTTATCATATAGAATTAGGGGAGATTAGTTCATACCCACCAGGATATAAGGAAAATGGGGGTATTTTTTGTCATAATAACCCCTGGATAATGATAGCCGAGACTATGATCGGTAGGGGTGACCAGGCCTTTGAGTACTACAAGAAGATAGCACCTGCCTATCTTGAAGAGATTAGTGAAGTCCATAAAACAGAACCATATGTGTATGCCCAGATGATTGCCGGGAGAGATGCTGCAACACATGGAGAAGCTAAAAATTCCTGGTTAACAGGTACAGCTGCCTGGAATTTTGCAGCTATTACACAATGGATTCTTGGTATCAGGGCTGACTTTAATGGTTTGAAAATAGACCCATGTATCCCTAAAAACTGGGATGGTTTTGAAGTAAAAAGGGTTTTCAGGGGTGATATCTTTAAGATAAAAGTAAACAATCCCGAACATGTGAGTAAAGGTGTCAGGGAGATTAAGGTTGATGGTACTCGAATTAATGGCAATCTTCTTCCAGTATATCAAGATGGTGGAGAACATGATATAGAAGTAATTATGGGTTAACTTAATGTATTAAGGGGAAAACAGGATATTTGCTTTAAAATTGATTGTTCTAAATCTGAAATGCAGTATAAAAAGTTTTATTTTTATACTGCATTTTTTTACATAATATGATATAATTTAGCTGTGTAATTACATAATAAATATTTAAGTTTAAAGAAATTTACGGCTTAACAAATGAGAGGTGTTATCTAGTGCTTGGTAAATATCTGGAGAAAATAGAATTTTCATCTTATGATGATTTTGTAAATGATTATAAGATTAAAGTTCCAGATAACTTTAATTTTGCTTTTGATGTTGTGGATAAGTATGCAGAGGAAGAACCCGAAAAAACTGCTATTGTCTGGTGTAATGATGAAGGAGAGGAAGAGACCTTTACCTTTAAGGAACTGAGAGATTACAGTAATCAGACTGCTAATTATTTTAGAGCTTTAGGGATCAAAAAAGGGGATGCAGTAATGCTAATCTTAAAACGGCGTTTTGAGTTCTGGTTTAGCATCCTGGCTCTCCATAAAATTGGGGCTATTTGTATTCCTGCTACCCATCTACTTACCGAGAAGGATATTGTTTATCGAAATAATGCAGCTGATATAAAGATGATTGTTGCAGTAGGAGAGGAAGAGGTTTTACAGAATATTGATAAGGCAGCAGTTAAATCCCCTGGTCTACTAAAAAAGGTTATGTTGAATGGTTGCCGTGATGGATGGCATGTTTTTAATGAGGAAATTAAAGGATATTCAAGTTCTTTTAACAGACCACAAGGTGATAGTGCTATTTCGAATGATGATATTATGTTAATATATTTTACTTCTGGTACTACAGGGATGCCTAAAATGGTACAGCATAATTTCGTATACCCATTAGGTCATTTAATAACAGCAAAATACTGGCAGAATGTCCGCAATAATGGATTGCATTTAACGGTTGCTGATACTGGCTGGGCCAAAGCAGTCTGGGGGAAATTATATGGGCAGTGGTTGGTTGGCAGTGCTGTGTTTGTCTATGATTATAATACAAGATTCAATGCAACTGATTTGTTAGGAATGATAGAAAAATACCGGGTTACAACCTTTTGTGCCCCTCCAACTATCTATCGTTTTTTTATTAAGTCTGATCTCAGCAAATTTGACCTTAGCAGTCTGGAATACTGTGTTGTGGCAGGAGAGCCTTTAAACCCCGAAGTATATAATAGATTTTTAGAAGAAACAGGCCTTGAATTAAGAGAAGGATATGGACAAACAGAACTGACTGTTACTCTAGGAACATTCCCCTGGATGGATGTTAAACCAGGTTCAATGGGAAAACCTGCTCCTGGTTATAATATTGAGCTGCACGATCGAGAAGGAAATGTCTGTGGTGTCGGGGAAGAGGGAGAAATTGTTATCCGTACAGATAGGCAAAAACCCCTCGGAATGTTTGGGGGTTATTACCGGGATAAAGAATTAACACAAAGGGTCTGGCATGATGATATGTATTATACCGGGGATGTGGCCTGGAGGGATGAAGATGGTTATTACTGGTTTGTAGGGCGTGCTGATGATGTAATTAAAAGCTCTGGTTACCGAATTGGCCCCTTTGAGATAGAAAGTGCCCTTATTGAACATTCTTCTGTCCTTGAATGTGCCATAACAGCTGTTCCTGATGAAATTCGTGGACAAATTGTAAAGGCCAGCATTGTTCTGGCTAAGGGTTACCAGGCCAGCAAGAAACTGGCCAGGGAATTACAGGATTATGTTAAGAAAATAACTGCTCCATATAAATATCCACGTATTATAGAATTTGTTGATGAACTTCCTAAAACAATTAGTGGTAAAATAAGAAGGGTAGAAATAAGAGCTAAAGATAATTAATAATAGGCTAAGAAGATGACTGTAATAATAAAGCAAGGGGAAGAAATTTCCCTTGCTTTTATTTTTAGTTAAGGAACTTGGATTTTGAGATTATGGACAACTTTGAAGACCGACCAATATATTTACTTCCCTTGTCGTTCACCACAGGCACTCCGTATCTAAGCAGAACGCACAAGAAAATTAATGTTGTACTACGGCGTCCTGCCTTCGTTTACTGTCGAGAAATTGTCTTTCGGTTCACTGACTCTTCTTTTTATTACGCATGGTTGAGTCAGTATCAGGCCATCGAGGCCAAGTTCCATGCCTTCAGACAATTTCTAGAGTCGTCCAGTATATATATTGGTCTGGTTTATGATAAGTAGCTAACTGTTTTCTTTTAGATATGAAATACAACTTAGAATTGAGTTTTCTACCATATCACTTACAGCCTGGTCAGTATAGAAGGCAGTATGTGGTGTTATAATTACATTGGGATAGGATTTTAATATGGCCAGTTCTCTGTTACTTAAGACCTGGCATTTTAAATCGTTGTAATAAAGGTCTGCTTCACCCTCAATTACATCTAATGCAGCACCACTAATCTTTTTATTCTCAAGGGCTGCAATTAGCTCCTTTGTATTAATTAGTGAACCGCGGGCGGTATTGATAATATAGACACCATCTTTCATAATTGAGAGGGATTCTTTATTAATAAGGTGAAAATTCTCTTTGGTGGCAGGAACATGCATCGTAATAATATCACTTTCTTGAAAAAGTTCATTTAAACTGACATACCTGGCAGACTCTTTTATGTTTTCCTGTGGATGTAAGTCATGGGCAAGGAGCTTACAAGCAAAACCACTTAAACATTTTATCACCCTTTGTCCAATTCTACCTGTACCAATGATACCAACTGTTAAGTTGTGTAGCTCCTTACCTTGAATCCCTTTTAGTGAATAATCCTGGACATTGCTTCGCTCCATAATTCCTTTCATTTTTCTCAGTACCATTAGAATTAACATAACCGTATATTCTGCTACACTGGCTGGGGAATAACCTACATTTCCTACTCCGATTCTATATCTTTTAGCACTTTTAATATCAATATGGTCATAACCAATTGTCCTGGTAGAGATGAATTTTACCCCTATTTGATGGAATTTTTCTATTAATTCCTGATTAATTCTGCTTGTGATAATACTGATACAGTCACAACCTTCTGCTAGCTCAGCATTTTCAATCTTAGGTTCATCTTCACATAATTTCATTTCAACTTGATACTTTTCACTAAATTTCTTGAAATATTCAATCTCGTCTTCACGGCAACTATATGCTAGAATATTCATTTTTTGACTCCTTTATTTTTAGATTTTTAATATAAGGTTCTTTCATAATAGCCCTTTTGCATAATTGAATTGTTTCACCACATATACTCCAATTATTATAAATTAATGTTGTCCAGACGATTAAAAATACTGTTTTCTATATAATATCAAAAAAAGTTAAGTTTTTCTATGTTTAAAAAAAAATAAATTTTAAGCAGGAATCAAAGGTTTTATTATGAAATATATAGTAAAAATTAGAAAAAGGGTGGTATAATGAAGATTAATAGTTTGAGCAGGGAGCAGATTGTTCTGGCATTATTAGTAGTTGTGATTATTATAGGAATATCTATTCTGTTGATCAATGAACAGTTAAGTAAAGCTGTAATAGTATCAACTGTGAGTGAAAAAAATGTCATTAGTAATGAAATAAATGAGCAGAATGAGGTTTTATTATCAAATAACACGGTGGAAGAGGTTGAGAAAGAAGATCAAAGGATAATTATCCATATAGCAGGTGAGGTGAAACAATCAGGTGTATATGAACTGCCAGGAGATGCCAGGGTAATTGATGCTGTTATGGCAGCAGGTGGTGAGACATCTTATGCTGATCTTGACTCAATGAACCTGGCTTCACCAGTGTTTGATGGTGAAAAAATCTATGTACCTTCAATAATAGAAACAAAATTAAGTGATGAGTCTTATGCCAGTGGAAATAAGTTAAGTAGTACTGGGGCATCATCAAATAAAATTAATATTAATAAAGCTAGTAGTAAAGAACTGGAAGAATTACCCGGGATAGGCCCCAGCAAAGCAAGTAGTATCATAGATTACCGTGATGAAATTGGGAGATTTTCTGATCTTGAACAATTAACAGCTGTTAGTGGTATTGGGGAGAAGACCCTGCAGAAGATTAAAAATAAAATATCAGTCAGGTGAATGGTATGATGAGAAGACCTTTTTTGCTCTGCAGCTTTTTCTTTTCTGCAGGAATTATCACTGCTTATTATTTGTCTTGGATTAGTATATTATTAATTTTTCCCTTGATATTAGTGATCGCTTTTTACTGTAGAAAAATTAAACTACTTATTATTTTTATAATTGTATTTATTTTAGGTTTTTCCTGGATATCGTGGCATGAATATATCTATAGTAATGACGCTTCAATAATATCATATAATGGACAAGATAATGTTGATATTTTGGGAGTAATCAAGGAAGACCTTAGAGCTTTGAGCGGGAATAAGGTCTACTTAAAACCATATTTTGCTGATGGAAATAGAATTAAATATGGTTTAATAGAATTAGATAAACGTTATTTACCTCATGCTGTTGAAGATGGGGATTTGGTATCAGGTGTTTTTAATCTGTCCTTTCCCAGTAAGGCTATGAATCCTGGAGGGTTTTCTAATTATAATTATTTAAAAAGGAGGGGTGTTTTTTCTAAGGGCTATTTGTCATATAGTTTTACAAAGATAAGTAGGGTTAATGGTGGGATTCTAAAGGTGATTATAAAGGCAAAAAGGGCTTTTATTAAACTTATTAATCAGACAATGGATTTCCCCTATAATGAGGTTTTGAAGGGTTTATTGCTTGGTGAGAAGAGTGGTATACCAGCAGAATGGACTAGTAATTTCGAATTATCTGGGGCAAACCATTTATTAGCTATTTCTGGTCTACATGTAGGTGTTATTTCCTTAATTTTTCTAAAAATACTTAAGCTCTGCAGGCTGCCGGTAATTAGTAGAAACATAATAATTACTTTATTGATGATATTTTATATAGTATTGACAGGTTTTAGACCTTCGGTTTTAAGGGCTGGTATTTTAGTAATCACTTTTCTCTGGGCAGTTGTTTTCAAACGCAGTGGTGAAGTATTTAATCTAATAGGTCTTTCTTCGATGATTAATTTAGTCATTAATCCCTATGATTTATTTAATGTAGGGTTTCAATTGAGCTATATGGTGTTAAGTTCTATAGTATTATGGACTAATCTATTAAAAAACAAATTGCCTAATTTGCTAGCCCTTTCAATTGCTGCTCAACTGGGGGCAAGTCCATTAATTGCTTATTATTTTAATCTATTAACACCTATTGGTGTTGTAACAAATCTCTGGGCAATACCCTTAAGCGGAATTATTGTTTCACTGGGTATTACAGGGCTATTATTAGGTATTATTAGTCCTGTTATAAGCTGGTTAATAAATAGTTTTATATCTTATTTGCTGTTTGTCTTAAATTGGGGTACGTCTTTTATGGCAGGTATACCCTTAGGACATTTAGAGGTAGCTACCCCATCAATTGTGATTACTATTTTATTTATACTATTTATTCTCATAATGCCGATTTTTTTAAAAAAAAGATATATTCCCTTAAATATTAAAAAACAAAAAAAGATCATCTTATATTTAATTTATGTAATGCTATTTTTCCTGTCTATAGAATTAGTAATACCCTTTTTTAATAATCATTTAGAAGTCACTTTTTTATCAGTTGGTCAAGGAGATAGTATTGTAATTAATGTTGCTAACAGTTATCATCTAGTGGTTGATGGCGGTGGCAGGGCAGGTTTGGCTTCTACCCAGGGGCAGGTGACAGTTCTACCATATTTAATATATAAGGGAATAAAAAAAATTGATGTATTATATATTACACACTTTGATGGGGATCATGCCCTGGGTATTATTGATTTAATTGGTCAAAGAGAGATAGGCCTGCTGGTATTACCTGCCTGCTTTGATAATAATGACCTGGCCAAAGAAGTCATAAAAAAAGCCTGGGCATATAATATTCCTGTTAAGTTAAGTAGCAGGGGGGATTTATTCAAATTAGGTAAATGCAGCCTGACAGTTCTGAATCCATTGCAAGACCTGAAATTTCCTGACCGTAATAATAACTCTGTTGTCCTCAAAGTAAATTATGGTAATTTCTCCTTATTATTAACCGGTGATTTAGAAAAAGAAGGTGAATACCGTTTGATTGAATCAGGTGATTTTATTAAAAGTAATGTCTTAAAACTTGGTCATCACGGAAGTGCTGGCTCATCATCAGAGCTTTTCTTAAGAAAAGTAGAACCTGATTACGCTGTTATCTCAGTAGGCCGGAATAATTATGGACACCCTGCCCAGGAGGTTTTTGATAGAACAAATAAATTTAATATTAAAACACTAAGAACTGATAAAAGTGGAGCAATTACTATTACAACTAATGGCAAACAGTATAAAATAAAGAGCTATAGATAGAAGATAGAGTTACTTGTTTTCTTTTATCAGCCTGGAATCATCGGATAAGCAGTGCATTCCAGCTAGTTTGATTCCAGCTGCCCCCAGGGGAGCGGTTATAATAATTGCCAGTACTGCTAAAGCCAGGATAATATCACCTGATTTCACTCCTGCGGCAAGTGGAACAGCACCAATGGCTGCCTGAACAGTGGCTTTTGGAGTATAGGCAATCACACAAAATAATCTCTCTTTAAGATTAAGTTCAGTTCCACTGATAGAGATTAAAACACCAATGCCTCTGGCTATTAGTCCAGTAAAAATAATTAACAGACCAATTAGGCCTGATTCGAGAGCCAGGTGTATATTTACTTCAGCCCCTACCAGTACAAAAAGCATTATTTCAGCAAAAACCCAGATTTTATTGAACTTAGCTGCCAGGCGGTTGGCCAGTAAATTGTATTGTTCCTGTAAGATATAACCTATGACCATGACACCTAATAAAGAGGCAATAGGGATAATCCCTGCCAGGAAATCTTCCAGACTGGTCATTATAATAGCAGCACTTAAAATTAATAAAACCTTTTTGGTATCCCTGATATGATATTTTTTAAATAAATAAAGCAGAAGAAAGCCAATTAGAATCCCAAGAATTATACCTGAAGCAATAGATAGAGGAATACTTAAGATTTTTTTAGTAATATGTAGTTGTTTGCCTCCATAAAGCCCTAAAAAAGTTGAAAAAATAGTAATAGCAATAACATCATCAATAGAGGCACCTGTCAGAATAAGGGTAGGGATTCCTTTATTACTCCCTCGATTTTTATCCATTAAATCCAGCATCTGGGGGACAACTACAGCCGGTGAAACGGCTGCGATAATAAATCCTAGCATACCTGCCTCTATCCAGGAGAATTGCAAAAAATAAGTAGCCGTTAGAATTATAGTTCCCCCCTCCAGCAGTCCAGGAATAAAACTGAGTTTTATTGCTGGAACACCTATTTTTTTAAGGGTCCTTTTTTCAATACCTAAGCCTGCCCTGAGTAATATAACAATAAGGGCGATTTTTCGAAGGTCAGGTGAGATATTTAAAATGTTTTGTTCAATTAGATTAAAGCCGTAGGGTCCCAGTAGTATTCCTAATAATAACATACCTAATAAACCCGGTAATTTCATTTTATCAAAAGATTTGTTAAAAATAAGACCTAGCATCATTATTAAAGCCAGACTAAGTGCCATAATTATTACCCCTTTCAATAGCTTATTTATGTAAAAAGGCTCCTATTCAGCAGTAAAACCTGAATAGGAGCCATTAATTGTTAGAAACAATGGTTACAGGTGGTGCTCCATCACCTTTAGTATTTAGATATAGTTTATACTAGGCTTGTTATTAAGTCAAGGAAAAATTTATAAAGAAATACTAATCTATTTATAAAGAATTATTTATGAAATTCATAATTCCTTCATAATTAAATGTTAAGATTAAATTACCAGTAAGGTATTTTATAGTTTAAAAATAAACCGTTTTAATCGTCTGGATAACAATTCAATTATGGGAAAAGTTCTATTATGAAAGAGCCTTAAATATGAAAAATTAAATTTATTGAGTTAAGGGCTAATAAGCAGTAAGTATAGTATGATGTATGGTTAAGCGGAGATAATAAGAAATTGATAGAGAAAAGGAGGGATATAAACAATGATGGGTTTTGGTCAAGGTTGGAGAATTGGTGGCTATGGCATGCACAGTTTTGGGGGGATTTTTATGATGATTTTATTCTGGATTTTTATTATTATGGGAATAGTATATTTGGTAAAAAATTTTACTAATAATAACGCTAACAATAATAACAGTAATAATTGCAATACTGGCCAGAGAGATAATGCTGTTAATATAGCACGGGAAAGATATGCCAGAGGTGAAATTAGTAAAGAGGAATTAACTGAAATTATCAATAATCTTAAATGAAATATTTGCTGGATAATAATAACAGCAAATTAAAATGAGCGGTTAAAAACCGCTCATTTTTAATGGGTTGACTTTTATAAAATATTATATATCAGTTCAGATTAATACTGCTGTTGATTACCCTGGGTTCCGGCGAGAGAGTTTTCATATGCCTCTACCATCTTTCTTACCATATGACCTCCAAGGGCACCAGTATCACGGGTAGTCATTTCACCATAATAACCACTTTGAGGTATCTGGATTCCAAGTTCTTGAGCAACCTCATACTTGAATTTCTCCATTGCCTGTGCTGCCAGTGGATTAACAAGGGTATTATTTCTTTGTCCTACACCTGCCATTAAATTTCACCCCCTTTATGTCTTGCAGTATTATTATTTTGTGTTAATGGGGAGCTGGTCATACTAGTATTTTCTGGGATAGCTGGGTGAGTAAATCACCCAGCCTTAATATATGATAATCTACCTGTCAGAATTATTTGCTATCTTATCCTCAGCCATTTTTACCATTTTCTTGACCATGGTACCACCTAGCTTTCCTACTTCACGGGTGGTCATATCTCCCCAACCCTGCTTATTAATCTTATCAATAAGTCCTAG
This window contains:
- a CDS encoding GH36-type glycosyl hydrolase domain-containing protein → MKFGYFNDENKEYVITRPDTPYPWINYLGSQAYFSLLSNTAGGYSFYKDASKLRITRYRYNNIPHDVGGKYYYLFEDGEYWSPTWAPVKRELDKYECRHGLGYSKITGEYNDINTEILYFVPENANCEIHRLKIKNNSNRKRSLKLFSFIEFCLWNAFDDMTNFQRNFSTGEVEVEGATIYHKTEYRERRNHYAFFTVNSEIDGFDTDRESFMGLYNGFHEPAVVKNGQSSNSLANGWSPIASHSINMDLEAGEEKSFIFQLGFIENKKAEKWSAPGIINKTKAYQLMRDFDNDKKVDKAFRELKDSWESLLDNYQLKSGDEKLDRMVSIWNQYQCMVTYNLSRSASYFESGISRGMGFRDSNQDLIGIVHMIPERARQRILDLAATQFEDGSAYHQFEPLNKKGNDAIGSGFNDDPLWLILGTASYLKETGDFDFLNQKVPFNNGKEAVLFDHLKASFMYIVNNRGPHDLPLIGHADWNDCLNLSCFSDKPGESFQVLSNKEDSQAESVMIAGMFITFAPDYIEICRQRGEEELAREAQNYVEEMKEAIKKHGVDENWFLRAYDYYGKKVGSVENEEGQLYIEPQGFCIMGGIGLEDGLARTVLDSVKDRLDTDYGLVLVDPTYKSYHIELGEISSYPPGYKENGGIFCHNNPWIMIAETMIGRGDQAFEYYKKIAPAYLEEISEVHKTEPYVYAQMIAGRDAATHGEAKNSWLTGTAAWNFAAITQWILGIRADFNGLKIDPCIPKNWDGFEVKRVFRGDIFKIKVNNPEHVSKGVREIKVDGTRINGNLLPVYQDGGEHDIEVIMG
- a CDS encoding AMP-binding protein; the protein is MLGKYLEKIEFSSYDDFVNDYKIKVPDNFNFAFDVVDKYAEEEPEKTAIVWCNDEGEEETFTFKELRDYSNQTANYFRALGIKKGDAVMLILKRRFEFWFSILALHKIGAICIPATHLLTEKDIVYRNNAADIKMIVAVGEEEVLQNIDKAAVKSPGLLKKVMLNGCRDGWHVFNEEIKGYSSSFNRPQGDSAISNDDIMLIYFTSGTTGMPKMVQHNFVYPLGHLITAKYWQNVRNNGLHLTVADTGWAKAVWGKLYGQWLVGSAVFVYDYNTRFNATDLLGMIEKYRVTTFCAPPTIYRFFIKSDLSKFDLSSLEYCVVAGEPLNPEVYNRFLEETGLELREGYGQTELTVTLGTFPWMDVKPGSMGKPAPGYNIELHDREGNVCGVGEEGEIVIRTDRQKPLGMFGGYYRDKELTQRVWHDDMYYTGDVAWRDEDGYYWFVGRADDVIKSSGYRIGPFEIESALIEHSSVLECAITAVPDEIRGQIVKASIVLAKGYQASKKLARELQDYVKKITAPYKYPRIIEFVDELPKTISGKIRRVEIRAKDN
- a CDS encoding D-isomer specific 2-hydroxyacid dehydrogenase family protein; the encoded protein is MNILAYSCREDEIEYFKKFSEKYQVEMKLCEDEPKIENAELAEGCDCISIITSRINQELIEKFHQIGVKFISTRTIGYDHIDIKSAKRYRIGVGNVGYSPASVAEYTVMLILMVLRKMKGIMERSNVQDYSLKGIQGKELHNLTVGIIGTGRIGQRVIKCLSGFACKLLAHDLHPQENIKESARYVSLNELFQESDIITMHVPATKENFHLINKESLSIMKDGVYIINTARGSLINTKELIAALENKKISGAALDVIEGEADLYYNDLKCQVLSNRELAILKSYPNVIITPHTAFYTDQAVSDMVENSILSCISYLKENS
- a CDS encoding helix-hairpin-helix domain-containing protein; its protein translation is MKINSLSREQIVLALLVVVIIIGISILLINEQLSKAVIVSTVSEKNVISNEINEQNEVLLSNNTVEEVEKEDQRIIIHIAGEVKQSGVYELPGDARVIDAVMAAGGETSYADLDSMNLASPVFDGEKIYVPSIIETKLSDESYASGNKLSSTGASSNKININKASSKELEELPGIGPSKASSIIDYRDEIGRFSDLEQLTAVSGIGEKTLQKIKNKISVR
- a CDS encoding DNA internalization-related competence protein ComEC/Rec2, which produces MRRPFLLCSFFFSAGIITAYYLSWISILLIFPLILVIAFYCRKIKLLIIFIIVFILGFSWISWHEYIYSNDASIISYNGQDNVDILGVIKEDLRALSGNKVYLKPYFADGNRIKYGLIELDKRYLPHAVEDGDLVSGVFNLSFPSKAMNPGGFSNYNYLKRRGVFSKGYLSYSFTKISRVNGGILKVIIKAKRAFIKLINQTMDFPYNEVLKGLLLGEKSGIPAEWTSNFELSGANHLLAISGLHVGVISLIFLKILKLCRLPVISRNIIITLLMIFYIVLTGFRPSVLRAGILVITFLWAVVFKRSGEVFNLIGLSSMINLVINPYDLFNVGFQLSYMVLSSIVLWTNLLKNKLPNLLALSIAAQLGASPLIAYYFNLLTPIGVVTNLWAIPLSGIIVSLGITGLLLGIISPVISWLINSFISYLLFVLNWGTSFMAGIPLGHLEVATPSIVITILFILFILIMPIFLKKRYIPLNIKKQKKIILYLIYVMLFFLSIELVIPFFNNHLEVTFLSVGQGDSIVINVANSYHLVVDGGGRAGLASTQGQVTVLPYLIYKGIKKIDVLYITHFDGDHALGIIDLIGQREIGLLVLPACFDNNDLAKEVIKKAWAYNIPVKLSSRGDLFKLGKCSLTVLNPLQDLKFPDRNNNSVVLKVNYGNFSLLLTGDLEKEGEYRLIESGDFIKSNVLKLGHHGSAGSSSELFLRKVEPDYAVISVGRNNYGHPAQEVFDRTNKFNIKTLRTDKSGAITITTNGKQYKIKSYR
- a CDS encoding cation:proton antiporter domain-containing protein, producing the protein MALSLALIMMLGLIFNKSFDKMKLPGLLGMLLLGILLGPYGFNLIEQNILNISPDLRKIALIVILLRAGLGIEKRTLKKIGVPAIKLSFIPGLLEGGTIILTATYFLQFSWIEAGMLGFIIAAVSPAVVVPQMLDLMDKNRGSNKGIPTLILTGASIDDVIAITIFSTFLGLYGGKQLHITKKILSIPLSIASGIILGILIGFLLLYLFKKYHIRDTKKVLLILSAAIIMTSLEDFLAGIIPIASLLGVMVIGYILQEQYNLLANRLAAKFNKIWVFAEIMLFVLVGAEVNIHLALESGLIGLLIIFTGLIARGIGVLISISGTELNLKERLFCVIAYTPKATVQAAIGAVPLAAGVKSGDIILALAVLAIIITAPLGAAGIKLAGMHCLSDDSRLIKENK
- a CDS encoding SHOCT domain-containing protein; the encoded protein is MMGFGQGWRIGGYGMHSFGGIFMMILFWIFIIMGIVYLVKNFTNNNANNNNSNNCNTGQRDNAVNIARERYARGEISKEELTEIINNLK
- a CDS encoding alpha/beta-type small acid-soluble spore protein — translated: MAGVGQRNNTLVNPLAAQAMEKFKYEVAQELGIQIPQSGYYGEMTTRDTGALGGHMVRKMVEAYENSLAGTQGNQQQY
- a CDS encoding alpha/beta-type small acid-soluble spore protein → MSRKKRILNPLARDALDSLKYEVANELGLIDKINKQGWGDMTTREVGKLGGTMVKKMVKMAEDKIANNSDR